One genomic window of Halococcus sediminicola includes the following:
- a CDS encoding Nramp family divalent metal transporter yields the protein MGLIHRLRTIGPGAMVAAAFIGPGTVTTASVTGARFDYALVWTLAFSILATIILQEMSARLGLVSRAGLGEALRDQFDNPIAKWGSILLVVAAIGVGTAAYEAGNILGGAAGLETITGVSSTVWGIVIGIVTGALLYTGKYKLIERALVGLVAIMAVSFLASAALIGPDLGALAAGFVPTIPDGSVFLITGLIGTTVVGYNLFLHASNVQERWSGPEELPACRTDTILSIVIGGVITIAVLVTAAAAFPTGTEITDIGRMAEQLRPIAGPYATLFFSIGLFAAGFTSATTASLAGAYATAGALGWDTDLSATRFQSVWGVILLVGVSSVFVGGSPVEIIVFAQVVNGILLPVVAVFLIIAMNSEPLLGEYTNGTVSNVLGGIVTAIVVWLGIRALLTVLGVL from the coding sequence ATGGGACTCATACACCGGCTGCGAACGATCGGTCCGGGCGCGATGGTCGCGGCGGCCTTCATCGGCCCCGGAACCGTGACGACCGCGAGCGTCACGGGCGCACGGTTCGACTACGCGCTCGTCTGGACGCTCGCCTTTTCCATACTCGCGACGATAATCCTCCAGGAGATGAGCGCGCGTCTCGGGCTCGTCTCCCGTGCGGGACTCGGCGAGGCGTTGCGCGACCAGTTCGACAACCCGATCGCCAAATGGGGATCGATACTGCTCGTCGTCGCCGCCATCGGCGTCGGTACGGCCGCCTACGAGGCCGGCAACATTCTGGGTGGGGCGGCCGGTCTGGAGACGATCACCGGCGTGAGTTCGACCGTCTGGGGCATCGTCATCGGTATCGTGACGGGTGCGCTGCTCTATACGGGCAAGTACAAGCTCATCGAGCGCGCGCTCGTCGGACTGGTCGCCATCATGGCCGTCTCTTTTCTCGCGTCGGCGGCACTCATCGGGCCGGACCTCGGCGCGCTCGCCGCCGGGTTCGTGCCGACGATTCCCGACGGGTCGGTCTTTCTCATCACGGGACTCATCGGGACGACCGTCGTCGGCTACAACCTCTTCTTGCACGCGAGCAACGTTCAGGAGCGCTGGAGCGGTCCCGAAGAACTGCCGGCGTGTCGAACGGACACGATACTGTCGATCGTCATCGGCGGCGTCATCACGATCGCGGTGCTCGTGACGGCGGCCGCCGCGTTCCCGACCGGCACCGAGATCACGGACATCGGCCGGATGGCCGAACAGCTCCGCCCGATCGCCGGCCCGTACGCGACGCTGTTTTTCAGCATCGGCCTGTTCGCCGCGGGCTTCACCAGTGCGACGACCGCCTCGCTGGCTGGTGCGTACGCCACGGCGGGCGCGCTCGGCTGGGACACCGACCTCTCGGCGACTCGCTTTCAGTCGGTGTGGGGCGTCATCCTCCTCGTCGGCGTCTCGTCGGTCTTCGTCGGCGGTAGCCCCGTCGAGATCATCGTCTTCGCACAGGTCGTCAACGGGATCCTCCTGCCGGTCGTCGCGGTCTTTCTCATCATCGCCATGAACTCCGAACCGCTCCTCGGCGAGTACACCAACGGGACGGTGTCGAACGTCCTCGGCGGGATCGTCACGGCGATCGTCGTCTGGCTCGGTATCCGGGCGCTGCTCACAGTGCTGGGGGTGCTCTGA
- a CDS encoding ribbon-helix-helix protein, CopG family, with protein MTGDRVTVSLDDEASAALETLLDRTGSGQSELVRRALTFYAANFAAATADTSVDLEAYYRMLAGGEHILLDIDFLHCFLEHVETDAGDPDPAFLDCTDRVAEYHASEYDKRFSELGELLDWLSFCGFLTVRHTEGNTYHVVFPTESMKRFMLRFIEGSTTTLDFDIAVDEGVAKVLLTERDE; from the coding sequence ATGACTGGTGACCGCGTGACGGTCTCGTTGGACGACGAGGCGAGCGCCGCCCTCGAAACGCTCCTCGACCGCACCGGGAGTGGCCAGAGCGAACTCGTGCGGCGGGCGCTCACGTTCTACGCCGCGAACTTCGCGGCGGCAACGGCCGATACGAGCGTCGACCTCGAAGCGTACTACCGGATGCTCGCTGGTGGCGAGCACATCCTCCTCGACATCGACTTCCTGCATTGCTTTCTCGAACACGTCGAAACCGACGCCGGCGACCCCGACCCCGCGTTCCTCGACTGTACCGACCGCGTCGCCGAATACCACGCGAGCGAGTACGACAAGCGTTTTTCGGAACTGGGCGAACTGCTCGACTGGCTCTCGTTCTGTGGCTTCCTCACCGTTCGGCACACCGAAGGGAACACCTACCACGTCGTCTTTCCGACCGAATCGATGAAGCGGTTCATGCTCCGGTTCATCGAGGGAAGCACCACGACCCTCGACTTCGACATCGCCGTCGACGAGGGGGTCGCGAAGGTGCTGCTCACCGAGCGCGACGAGTGA